In one window of Ovis aries strain OAR_USU_Benz2616 breed Rambouillet chromosome 3, ARS-UI_Ramb_v3.0, whole genome shotgun sequence DNA:
- the SOWAHC gene encoding ankyrin repeat domain-containing protein SOWAHC, which produces MEGPAECRAQDRQAELEQPVGGALGGSPEQRASVRGRPKEPEDAAGDRADLFDPVEGTPSASLGRRPRGGPVGEGARPEALGDAPPTPRPGRTASRDPAAGGSPQLRRGPGGADGAAAEEEGAGSLTLDPLEHAWMLSAADGRWDSLEGLLACEPGLLAKRDFITGFTCLHWAAKHGRQELLALLVRFAGQHRLPVNINARTSGGYTALHLAAMHGHVEVVKLLVGAYDADVDVRDYSGRKASQYLSPSTAEEIRTLVGALDEDEGESAASSGGGRWRLSRVLPSHLISGRLSHALEDSGDHHHHLAEGLTAGKAKEPNRKASGSSSGRMKPRLNKIRFRTQIIHTTPSFRDPEQPLEEGEDEEEDRSLKGHSSSFKLRPKSNVFG; this is translated from the coding sequence ATGGAGGGACCCGCCGAGTGCAGGGCTCAGGATCGGCAGGCCGAGCTGGAGCAGCCGGTTGGGGGCGCCCTAGGCGGGTCGCCCGAACAGCGCGCCAGTGTCCGCGGCCGCCCCAAGGAGCCAGAGGACGCTGCGGGAGACCGCGCGGACCTCTTCGACCCTGTGGAAGGCACCCCGAGCGCGTCGCTCGGAAGGCGACCCCGCGGTGGTCCGGTGGGGGAAGGTGCGCGGCCCGAAGCGCTGGGCGATGCGCCCCCCACGCCGCGGCCGGGCCGCACCGCGTCCCGGGACCCAGCTGCAGGCGGCTCCCCTCAGCTGCGGCGCGGCCCCGGGGGCGCGGACGGCGCGGCGGCCGAGGAGGAGGGCGCGGGCTCGCTGACGCTGGACCCGCTGGAGCACGCGTGGATGCTGTCAGCCGCCGACGGCCGCTGGGACAGCCTGGAGGGGCTGCTGGCCTGTGAACCTGGGCTGCTGGCCAAGCGCGACTTCATCACCGGTTTTACCTGCCTGCATTGGGCAGCCAAGCACGGCCGGCAGGAGCTGCTGGCCCTGTTGGTGCGCTTCGCGGGCCAGCACCGGCTGCCGGTGAACATCAACGCGCGCACGAGCGGCGGCTACACCGCGCTGCATCTGGCGGCCATGCACGGGCACGTGGAGGTGGTGAAGCTGCTGGTCGGGGCCTACGATGCGGATGTGGACGTTCGCGATTACAGCGGCAGGAAGGCCTCGCAGTACCTGAGCCCGAGCACCGCCGAGGAGATCCGGACCCTGGTGGGCGCCCTGGACGAGGACGAAGGCGAGAGTGCGGCGAGCAGCGGGGGAGGGCGCTGGAGGCTCTCGAGGGTGCTGCCCTCGCACCTCATCTCTGGCAGGCTCTCCCACGCTCTGGAGGACAGCGGggaccatcaccaccacctggCCGAGGGGTTGACTGCGGGCAAAGCGAAGGAGCCGAATCGCAAAGCCTCAGGCAGCTCTAGTGGCCGGATGAAACCCAGACTCAACAAAATCCGCTTCCGAACCCAGATCATCCACACCACACCCTCTTTcagagacccagagcagcctctggaggagggggaggacgAGGAAGAGGACCGATCTCTTAAAGGCCACTCGTCCTCTTTCAAATTGAGACCCAAGTCCAATGTATTTGGgtaa